The proteins below come from a single Rhinoraja longicauda isolate Sanriku21f chromosome 5, sRhiLon1.1, whole genome shotgun sequence genomic window:
- the LOC144593692 gene encoding calcium homeostasis modulator protein 6-like: MEKFKTLLNFVLRQHTTLGYSFLALATAGGEQLFSVVVFNCPCSSWNFIYSMVFLLIPALVLFLLGYFISNRTWKLCTGCCINQAKLRSKRITFRGIKIFVQITMGAFVAPVTWISVALLNGMIYECGMSGPYNNYLNKFCSNPSYKNCHQNLYYVPCGHSSLPQSIQTDIHRLLCAHSQIIGWSLIAAITVFALASTCIVRCCSPVSFLQLQFWKTYKEKENEVLEKKAVEHAKEMAERNVKSFFESVAPKAFKTPSRGAWEEISMLYAYSETDQYYSTIHKYAEKKIENTHASSSFVNMDVPAVLDFVDGNKNPADSHI; encoded by the exons ATGGAGAAATTTAAGACCCTGCTGAATTTTGTTCTCAGGCAGCACACTACACTGGGCTACAGCTTTCTGGCTTTAGCAACTGCTGGAGGGGAACAACTATTCTCTGTTGTCGTGTTCAACTGTCCCTGTAGCTCATGGAATTTCATCTACAGCATGGTTTTTCTTCTTATCCCAGCCCTGGTTTTATTCTTACTGGGCTATTTCATAAGCAACCGAACGTGGAAGCTATGTACTGGCTGCTGCATCAATCAAGCAAAGCTGCGCTCTAAAAGGATCACTTTTCGTGGCATAAAGATTTTTGTGCAAATCACCATGGGAGCTTTCGTAGCCCCAGTAACGTGGATTTCTGTTGCGTTGCTGAATGGAATGATCTATGAATGTGGTATGTCTGGCCCTTACAACAATTACTTAAACAAATTCTGCAGTAACCCTTCCTACAAAAATTGCCATCAAAATCTTTATTATGTGCCTTGTGGTCATTCATCTTTGCCTCAGTCCATCCAAACTGATATTCACCGACTACTTTGTGCACATTCCCAG ATAATTGGATGGAGCTTGATAGCAGCCATCACTGtctttgccttggcctccacctgCATTGTACGCTGCTGCTCTCCAGTCAGCTTCCTCCAGCTGCAGTTTTGGAAAACCTACAAGGAAAAAGAGAACGAAGTTCTCGAGAAGAAAGCGGTTGAACAtgctaaagaaatggcagagagaaATGTGAAGAGTTTCTTCGAATCCGTTGCACCAAAGGCATTCAAAACTCCAAGCAGAGGGGCATGGGAGGagatttctatgctgtatgcctACAGCGAAACTGACCAATACTACAGCACCATACATAAATATGCAGAAAAGAAGATCGAAAACACCCATGCATCATCTTCCTTTGTCAATATGGATGTACCTGCTGTGCTGGACTTTGTTGATGGGAACAAAAATCCAGCTGACTCCCATATTTGA